The genomic DNA CGGCCCGTTCGTCCGGTTCCGCCCGCCTCAGCCGTCGTCGGGCTGGTCGGCGGCCTCGATGGTCCGGACGGCGGCGACGTTCTCGGCCACGTCGTGGACCCGGACCACGTCGGCACCGCGGGCGGCCGCCAGCGCCGTCGCCGCGACGGTCGGCGCCAGCCGCTCGTCCTCGTCGGCGCCGACGAGCCCGAACATCGACTTGTGCGAGTGGCCGACGAGGACCGGACAGCCCAGGGCGCGGAACTCGCCGATGCGGCCCAGCAGCTCGAAGTTCTCGTGGCGTGACTTCCCGAAGCCCAGCCCGGGGTCGACGAGGATCTGCGAGCGGTCGAGACCGGCCGTCTCCGCCAGCAGCACGCGCTCGACCAGTCCCGCGAGCGTGTCCTCGACCACGTCGTCGTACGCGACCTCGACGTCCGGGTCGACGGGTGCGTTCACCGAGTGCATCACGACGACCGGCACGTCGCGCTCCGCGGCGAGCAGGCGCATCGCCGGGTCCGCCAGCCCGGAGACGTCGTTCAGGAGGTCGGCGCCGGCGTCGAGCGCGGCCGCCGCGACCGAGGCCTTCCGCGTGTCGATGCTCACCATCGCGTCCAGGTCGGCGATGCGCTCGATGACGGGGACGACCCGGTCGCGCTCCGCCGCGGCCGGGACGGGGTCTGCGCCCGGCCGGGTCGACTCGCCGCCCACGTCGACGATGTCGGCGCCCGCCTCGACCATCGCCTCGGCCCGCGCGACGGCGTCCTCGACGGCGTCGTACTCGCCGCCGTCGTGGAACGAGTCGGGGGTGACGTTCAGGATGCCCATGACGGCGGTGCCGTCGGCCCAGGGGTAGCCGCGCTCGCGCGCGGCGGTGTCGGGGTCCGTCCGGATGCCGAGGCGCCGTCGCAGCTGGTCGCCCAGCTGGGAGAGCCCGTACGGCTGTCCGTCCAGTTTCTCGAGGAGCCGGTTGAACTGCGCGAGGGTCCCCGAGAGAACGACGTCGGCGGGTTCCTCGTCCTGCCGGGAGAGCCCCGACGTGGCGCACTCCCCGCCCAGCGAGAGCATCTCCTGCTTGAGGTACTCGGCCTGCCGGACCCGAACCCGCGTCCGTATCGTCCGATGGACCGCCTTCCCGCGCATCCGCCAGACGCCCGGGTCGGTGACGTTCGCGTCCCGGAGCACGGCCTCGGCGGTCGGGAGGTCGTCGACCCGTTTCGGGACGTGGAGCCGGGTCCAGCGGGTCCGGGCCTCCGCGACGGTGTACAGCGACCCCGTGACGAGGACGGCGTCGTCCTCGCCGGCGGCGTCGAGCGCCGCCGCGAGCGCGCCGGGGACGTTCCCCTTCCGGTGGATGGGGGCGTGGCGGCTCCCGCCGTCCCCCGCGCCGTCGTTCGCCCCCTCGTCCACAGCCTCGAACGCGGCGGCGAGCGCGTCCGACGCCTCCGCCCGGTCCACGTCGGGCCGGCAGGTCCACACCTCGCCCGGCGGGAGTGCGGCGGCCATCCCGGCGTGGTCCTTGTCGGCCATCGCGCCGACGACGAGGTGCAGGTCGTCGAACTCGCCGTCGAACTCGGCGAGCGTCTCGGCGACCGACCTGCAGCCGCCGGGGTTGTGGGCGCCGTCGAGGACGACCAGCGGGTCCCGCGAGAGGATCTCGAACCGGCCGGGCCAGTGCGCGTTCCGGAGACCGCTCCGGAGTGCGGTGTCGGGGTCGACCATCTCGTTCCCGGCCGACCCGCCCTCCAGCGCGTGGAGCGTCTGTCGGACGAGCGCCGCCGCCACGCCCGCGTTCCGGGCCTGATGCGCGCCCAGCAGCGCGAGTCGCGCATCCAGCGACCAGTCCGGCCCCGCCAGTGTGACGGCCCCCTCGACGCCCTCGCGGCCGTGATAGTCGACGGTCACGTCCGGCGCTTCGTCGCGGTCGTCCGCAGCGTCGGCCGCGTCCGCCGCCCCGACCGTCAGCACGCCGCCGCGCTCGTCGGCCACCTCGTGGACGGCCGCGAGCGCCTCGCCCGTCGCGCCCGTGACGAGGGGCCGGTCGCTCGGCGCGACGTGGGCCTTGTCGCGGGCGATCTCGGCCGCCGTGTCACCCAGCACGTCGGCGTGTTCGAGCGTGACACTCGTGACTGCGCTCGCGACCGGGTCGACGACGCTCGTGGCGTCGTGTTTCCCGCCGATGCCGACCTCGAGCACGGCGACGTCCACGTCGGCGCGGGCGAACTCCCACAGCGCCATCGCGGTCACCGTCTCGAAGAAGGTCGGCGACTCGCCCGCGCCCGCCCGCTCGGTGATGTACTCCTCCGTGGCGTCGACGAACTCGCAGACCGAACCCTTCCGCATCCGGCGGTCGTTCACGAGGATCCGCTCGCGGAGGTCGTCCAGGTGGGGGGAGGTGTACAGTCCCACGTCGAGGCCGGCCTCGCGGAGCGAGCGCTCGACCATCCGCGCGGTCGAGCCCTTCCCGTTCGAGCCGGCCACCTGTACGGGGAGCAGGTCCGCGTGCGGGTCGTCGAGGTGG from Haloglomus litoreum includes the following:
- the folP gene encoding dihydropteroate synthase is translated as MDYHEAANFLFDLRRYSPRAGVASTERLLGHLDDPHADLLPVQVAGSNGKGSTARMVERSLREAGLDVGLYTSPHLDDLRERILVNDRRMRKGSVCEFVDATEEYITERAGAGESPTFFETVTAMALWEFARADVDVAVLEVGIGGKHDATSVVDPVASAVTSVTLEHADVLGDTAAEIARDKAHVAPSDRPLVTGATGEALAAVHEVADERGGVLTVGAADAADAADDRDEAPDVTVDYHGREGVEGAVTLAGPDWSLDARLALLGAHQARNAGVAAALVRQTLHALEGGSAGNEMVDPDTALRSGLRNAHWPGRFEILSRDPLVVLDGAHNPGGCRSVAETLAEFDGEFDDLHLVVGAMADKDHAGMAAALPPGEVWTCRPDVDRAEASDALAAAFEAVDEGANDGAGDGGSRHAPIHRKGNVPGALAAALDAAGEDDAVLVTGSLYTVAEARTRWTRLHVPKRVDDLPTAEAVLRDANVTDPGVWRMRGKAVHRTIRTRVRVRQAEYLKQEMLSLGGECATSGLSRQDEEPADVVLSGTLAQFNRLLEKLDGQPYGLSQLGDQLRRRLGIRTDPDTAARERGYPWADGTAVMGILNVTPDSFHDGGEYDAVEDAVARAEAMVEAGADIVDVGGESTRPGADPVPAAAERDRVVPVIERIADLDAMVSIDTRKASVAAAALDAGADLLNDVSGLADPAMRLLAAERDVPVVVMHSVNAPVDPDVEVAYDDVVEDTLAGLVERVLLAETAGLDRSQILVDPGLGFGKSRHENFELLGRIGEFRALGCPVLVGHSHKSMFGLVGADEDERLAPTVAATALAAARGADVVRVHDVAENVAAVRTIEAADQPDDG